In one window of Arthrobacter pascens DNA:
- a CDS encoding DUF7793 family protein: protein MVEGGKGAVALEADQIIHLVWKPSVRIEAVDAHAAMAAVNEAADGSEYPMLVDMATTESVSRQARGVFSIPCAANRIALLGSSPVDRVLANFFLSMHVPPCPTRFFTSRPEAMTWLLEGSTPSS from the coding sequence ATGGTTGAAGGCGGCAAAGGCGCGGTAGCACTTGAGGCCGACCAGATTATCCACCTGGTGTGGAAGCCAAGCGTCAGAATTGAAGCCGTGGATGCCCATGCCGCGATGGCCGCGGTCAACGAAGCCGCCGACGGATCGGAATATCCGATGCTGGTGGACATGGCCACCACCGAGTCCGTGAGCCGGCAGGCACGTGGCGTTTTCTCCATCCCTTGTGCGGCCAACCGGATAGCCCTGCTGGGATCAAGCCCTGTCGATCGGGTTCTGGCCAACTTCTTTCTCAGCATGCATGTCCCACCCTGTCCCACCCGTTTTTTCACGTCCCGTCCCGAAGCGATGACCTGGCTGCTCGAAGGCTCTACTCCAAGTAGCTGA
- the dacB gene encoding D-alanyl-D-alanine carboxypeptidase/D-alanyl-D-alanine endopeptidase, with translation MKETSSQPVADDAPLRPAKDPVKGRVTRLLKAWPEALLLLLTVVLAIPVAMMAGPAFVGPGQPLSTPAPPAWQRPPATLAPRQGLPPLQDSAPVPLPSAVSTQLEALLKADGGGGFTGLVQDALTGQVLFDRGGSDNRIPASNMKLLTAVAALRALGPDHRFSTRVLSGPAAGQVVLTGGGDVLLGAGDSMPAQVMGHAGLATLAVSTVAALKEKGTAGQVTVLVDDSLFSGPALNPAWAQGDVEAGEQAPLFPLALNSARFDPVATTGPRPQDSAVTAAQAFAAQLKAAGAAAGLSVTDGVARFQASSGPAPSGPASSGPAPSAPAADGGGPAVLAEVQSATVSQQVDLMLQTSDNYLAEILGRMSAVAAGQPGSNTGATEAVRKQLTELGIPTDTMRLADVCGLALDNQVSARQFAEVVRAITSGTDTRLRTALAGFPVAGLTGTLGARYGDNATARGAGLVRAKTGTLNSVIALSGYVVDADSRLLVFSFIGNGLTPGAAGNKEALDRAATALAACGCR, from the coding sequence ATGAAGGAAACAAGCAGCCAACCGGTTGCCGACGACGCGCCCTTGCGCCCCGCCAAAGACCCTGTCAAGGGCAGGGTCACGCGTCTGCTGAAGGCCTGGCCCGAGGCTCTGCTGCTTCTGCTGACCGTGGTCCTGGCCATACCTGTGGCCATGATGGCCGGGCCGGCCTTTGTCGGCCCGGGCCAGCCGCTTTCCACTCCTGCACCTCCGGCGTGGCAGCGGCCACCTGCCACGCTCGCACCGCGGCAGGGCCTGCCCCCGCTGCAGGATTCCGCGCCGGTGCCGCTGCCATCCGCTGTCAGCACGCAGCTGGAGGCGCTGTTGAAGGCCGACGGCGGAGGCGGCTTTACGGGGCTGGTCCAGGACGCGCTCACGGGCCAGGTCCTGTTTGACCGCGGCGGCTCAGATAACAGGATTCCGGCCTCCAACATGAAGTTGCTCACCGCCGTGGCTGCTTTGCGTGCCCTCGGCCCCGACCACCGGTTCAGCACGCGGGTCCTATCTGGTCCGGCGGCCGGGCAGGTGGTGCTCACCGGGGGCGGCGACGTCCTCCTGGGCGCCGGTGATTCCATGCCGGCCCAGGTGATGGGCCACGCCGGGCTCGCGACACTGGCGGTGTCAACGGTTGCGGCGCTGAAAGAGAAAGGTACTGCAGGGCAGGTGACAGTCCTGGTGGACGATTCCCTGTTCAGCGGACCGGCCCTGAACCCCGCATGGGCGCAAGGTGACGTGGAGGCGGGCGAACAGGCTCCGCTATTCCCGCTCGCACTGAACTCTGCCCGCTTTGACCCAGTAGCCACCACCGGCCCCCGGCCCCAGGACTCGGCGGTCACCGCTGCGCAGGCGTTCGCGGCGCAGCTCAAAGCGGCAGGTGCAGCTGCGGGGCTCAGCGTGACGGACGGCGTCGCGCGGTTCCAAGCTTCGTCCGGGCCTGCTCCTTCCGGGCCTGCTTCGTCCGGGCCTGCTCCGTCCGCGCCTGCTGCAGATGGCGGTGGACCTGCCGTCCTCGCGGAGGTGCAGTCTGCCACGGTCAGCCAGCAGGTCGACCTCATGCTGCAGACTTCAGACAACTACCTGGCCGAGATCCTGGGACGGATGTCCGCCGTCGCAGCGGGGCAGCCAGGCAGCAACACGGGGGCAACGGAGGCAGTACGGAAGCAGCTCACGGAGCTGGGCATTCCCACAGACACCATGAGGCTTGCGGACGTGTGCGGGCTGGCGCTGGATAACCAGGTCTCGGCCCGCCAGTTCGCCGAAGTGGTCCGCGCCATCACTTCAGGCACGGACACAAGGCTTCGCACTGCGCTGGCCGGGTTCCCGGTGGCAGGCCTCACCGGGACCCTGGGCGCCCGCTATGGGGACAACGCCACCGCCCGCGGCGCCGGATTGGTCCGGGCCAAGACCGGGACACTGAACTCGGTGATCGCACTCAGCGGCTATGTGGTTGACGCAGACAGCCGCCTCCTGGTCTTTTCCTTCATCGGTAACGGCCTCACGCCCGGAGCCGCAGGCAACAAGGAAGCCCTGGACCGGGCGGCCACGGCGCTGGCTGCCTGCGGCTGCCGCTAG
- a CDS encoding inorganic diphosphatase, translated as MKHDVTIEIPKGSRVKYEVDHETGRVRLDRVLFTSMQYPTHYGFFENTLGEDGDPLDALVLLQDFDLLPGVIVESRPIGVFNMTDDGGGDAKVLCVPVDARFDHIQEVSDVSEFLIKEIEHFFTRYKDLEPGKWVKAEGWGDRAAAEAELEASIKRYVPVAH; from the coding sequence ATGAAGCATGACGTGACCATCGAGATCCCCAAGGGGTCCCGCGTCAAGTACGAAGTCGACCACGAGACCGGCCGCGTCCGCCTGGACCGCGTCCTCTTCACCTCCATGCAGTACCCCACGCACTACGGTTTCTTCGAGAACACGCTGGGCGAGGACGGTGACCCGCTGGACGCACTGGTGCTCCTGCAGGACTTCGACCTGCTCCCGGGTGTCATTGTTGAATCGCGCCCCATCGGCGTCTTCAACATGACCGACGACGGCGGCGGCGACGCCAAAGTCCTGTGCGTCCCGGTTGACGCCCGCTTTGACCACATCCAGGAAGTCAGCGATGTCAGCGAATTTCTGATCAAGGAAATCGAGCACTTCTTCACCCGCTACAAGGACCTGGAGCCAGGCAAGTGGGTCAAGGCTGAAGGCTGGGGCGACCGGGCTGCAGCCGAAGCCGAGCTCGAAGCGTCGATCAAGCGCTACGTTCCGGTGGCACACTAG
- a CDS encoding carboxylesterase family protein, whose product MSSAPIFNPPCGPVTGWRDHSGAGDVIRATGIPYAKAGRFELPVQAADWDEPLSATSPAPACPQGPVPFLDDILGTRYGELPGSEDCQNLSITMPADLAPGDRLPVMVWIHGGSYTTGSGDLAIFDPAVLVAENRVIVVSVTYRLGLFGFLATSSGRPGNLGLLDQLEAFRWVQRNIAAFGGDPGCVTAFGQSAGGDAIAHLMATPEAPSLFQRAIIQSAPLGISRGRTKMNHVMGVAAEAVTEETPAMEVVGIEDHVSHVARKFGLRAAMPFGTQYGHPPLPSEAKIEAAWNTAAPGIEVLIGHTADEARLFLPENPWIKRLSGIPFLGSAVVKATNWAVTEAVYGRPARKFARRHCKAGGKAYGYLLSWGAPGNYYRAAHTVDLPLLFGNRLTWQGAGLLAGASWDEVNGVGRQLRSLWAAFARGDDVGRSGGIPGALQLRSVP is encoded by the coding sequence GTGAGCTCCGCACCTATTTTCAACCCGCCCTGCGGTCCGGTCACCGGCTGGCGGGACCACTCCGGCGCCGGCGATGTCATCCGCGCCACCGGCATCCCTTACGCCAAGGCCGGACGTTTCGAGCTTCCCGTTCAGGCAGCTGACTGGGACGAACCGTTGTCAGCAACCTCCCCCGCCCCTGCCTGTCCGCAGGGGCCGGTGCCGTTCCTCGATGACATCCTGGGCACCCGCTACGGTGAGCTGCCAGGCAGCGAGGACTGCCAGAATCTTTCCATCACCATGCCCGCAGATCTTGCCCCGGGCGACAGGCTGCCCGTGATGGTCTGGATCCATGGCGGTTCCTACACCACCGGCTCCGGTGACCTCGCAATTTTCGACCCCGCTGTGCTGGTCGCCGAAAACCGGGTGATCGTGGTCTCGGTAACCTACCGCCTGGGACTGTTCGGCTTCCTCGCCACCAGCTCCGGCCGGCCGGGCAACCTGGGGCTGCTGGACCAACTCGAGGCGTTCCGGTGGGTGCAGCGGAACATTGCAGCGTTCGGCGGTGACCCCGGTTGTGTGACGGCTTTCGGCCAGTCGGCCGGAGGTGACGCTATCGCCCACCTCATGGCCACTCCTGAGGCGCCGTCCCTGTTCCAGCGGGCCATCATCCAGAGCGCACCGTTGGGGATCTCCCGCGGCCGGACCAAAATGAACCACGTGATGGGTGTCGCTGCCGAGGCCGTCACCGAGGAAACTCCTGCGATGGAAGTCGTGGGCATCGAGGATCATGTTTCCCACGTTGCCCGCAAGTTTGGCCTGAGGGCCGCCATGCCGTTCGGCACCCAGTACGGACACCCACCGCTGCCCTCGGAAGCGAAGATTGAAGCAGCTTGGAACACAGCCGCCCCCGGCATCGAGGTCCTGATCGGACACACGGCTGACGAGGCACGCCTGTTCCTGCCTGAAAACCCCTGGATCAAGCGTCTGTCGGGGATTCCGTTCCTCGGCTCCGCGGTAGTTAAAGCCACCAACTGGGCCGTCACCGAAGCGGTGTACGGCAGGCCGGCCCGGAAGTTCGCCCGGCGGCATTGCAAGGCGGGAGGCAAGGCCTACGGCTACCTGCTTTCCTGGGGAGCGCCGGGAAACTACTACCGGGCCGCCCATACGGTGGACCTGCCGCTGCTCTTCGGTAACAGGCTTACTTGGCAAGGAGCCGGCCTCCTGGCCGGTGCCTCCTGGGACGAAGTCAATGGCGTGGGCCGGCAGCTGCGGAGCCTGTGGGCCGCATTCGCCCGGGGGGATGACGTGGGCAGATCGGGTGGCATACCAGGGGCCTTGCAGCTCCGGTCAGTGCCTTGA
- a CDS encoding DUF429 domain-containing protein, with amino-acid sequence MRTLGVDLAAATKKTAVAVLEWGQDSVRLVHLALDVDDHEIVELFDFADMTGIDCPVGWPRALIPFLTGHLNFDAGPVLAYDGIEGRRLLAYRDTDRFVTARTGLIPLSVSADRLAHPAMRCAVIQARIAALHGAQPRDGSGRLAEVYPAASLKIWGLKARSYKGRGKSETESLSLLLGNLRRQAPWLDLGGHEDRLSGSDDLFDAVVASLTARAVAVGLTIVPDDAHAAAALSEGWIHLPAGRLTELAC; translated from the coding sequence TTGAGGACTCTGGGCGTCGACCTTGCGGCAGCCACGAAAAAGACAGCCGTGGCGGTCCTCGAGTGGGGCCAGGACTCAGTCCGGTTAGTGCATCTGGCACTGGATGTGGATGACCACGAAATCGTGGAGCTCTTCGACTTTGCGGACATGACAGGCATTGACTGTCCGGTCGGCTGGCCACGGGCCCTTATTCCATTCCTCACCGGGCATTTGAACTTTGATGCCGGCCCCGTCCTGGCATACGACGGCATCGAGGGCAGGCGCTTGCTCGCCTACAGGGATACAGACCGCTTCGTCACCGCCAGGACCGGTCTGATTCCGCTCAGCGTCTCGGCGGACCGTCTGGCCCATCCGGCCATGAGGTGCGCCGTGATCCAGGCAAGGATCGCGGCGCTCCACGGCGCGCAACCAAGGGATGGCTCGGGCCGCCTGGCTGAGGTCTATCCTGCCGCCTCGTTGAAGATCTGGGGCTTGAAGGCCCGCAGCTACAAGGGGCGAGGCAAGTCCGAGACCGAAAGCCTGTCCTTGCTGTTGGGGAATTTGCGTCGGCAGGCGCCGTGGCTGGACCTTGGCGGCCACGAGGACCGCCTGTCCGGCTCGGACGACCTGTTCGACGCCGTCGTCGCGTCCCTCACCGCCCGCGCCGTCGCCGTCGGCCTCACGATTGTCCCGGACGACGCCCACGCCGCAGCTGCCCTGAGTGAGGGCTGGATCCATCTGCCGGCGGGCAGACTAACGGAACTGGCCTGCTAG
- a CDS encoding phosphoketolase family protein, giving the protein MANTRDQDAHSGVATHESGTGLAEGDGLEQVDRWWRAANYLSVGQIYLRSNPLLRRPLTAEDTKSRLLGHWGTTPGLNFIYAHLNRLIRRNSQEMLFIAGPGHGGPAVVANAWLEGTYSEIYGHVGNDEAGMAELFRQFSYPGGIPSHAAPESPGSISEGGELGYSLAHAYGSVFDNPQLITAVVIGDGEAETGPLAASWHSHNFLDPAADGAVLPILHLNGYKIANPTILARMPEDQLEQLLRGYGHEPYFVTVDDPDKTAQAHQDFASALEACLAGIRAIQESRRGIRAGGADAEAPQFHSQEDSAPRWPMIVLRSPKGWTGPRTVDGLQVEGTWRSHQVPLAEVRTNGEHLKQLEEWLRSYRPEELFDGGGRLRPDIAEGAPTGDFRMSATPHANGGLLRRALELPAYEDHAVEVQAPGTGRVSPMLTLGAWMRDVISLNMETFRLFGPDETASNRLQKVYDVTDKVWQYRMDDADEHLARSGRVLEVLSEHLCQGWLEGYLLTGRHGVFNCYEAFIHIVDSMFNQHAKWLKVHRKLPWRQPVASLNYLLSSHVWQQDHNGFSHQDPGFIDHAVNKKAEVIRVYLPPDVNTLLSVMEHCLASTDYVNIVVSGKQPSPTWLGPADAATHCQRGLGIWEFAGSEVPGEAPDVVMACAGDVPTVETVAAAELLRKGAPGLKVRVVNVVDLMRLQDAGEHPHGLTSRDFDGIFTPDKPIIFAYHGYPALIHRLAYRRTNQEGLHVRGYKEEGTTTTPFDMAMLNGIDRFQLAIDALDRVPGLAEKHSLLRQNLQDRQIRAREHTRTHGEDPEEIRNWQLG; this is encoded by the coding sequence ATGGCCAACACCCGCGACCAGGACGCCCACAGTGGCGTCGCGACTCATGAGTCCGGAACGGGGCTTGCGGAAGGCGACGGACTGGAACAGGTGGACCGCTGGTGGCGGGCCGCGAACTACCTTTCCGTCGGGCAGATTTACCTGCGCTCCAACCCGCTCCTTCGCCGGCCGCTCACCGCCGAGGACACCAAATCCCGCCTCCTGGGCCATTGGGGAACCACGCCCGGACTGAACTTCATCTATGCCCACTTGAACCGGCTGATCCGCAGGAATTCCCAGGAAATGCTGTTTATCGCGGGCCCGGGTCATGGCGGTCCGGCAGTGGTGGCGAATGCATGGCTGGAGGGGACCTACTCCGAAATTTACGGCCACGTGGGCAACGACGAGGCCGGCATGGCCGAACTGTTCCGTCAGTTTTCGTACCCAGGCGGCATTCCCAGCCACGCCGCCCCGGAGAGCCCCGGCTCCATCAGCGAGGGTGGTGAGCTTGGCTACTCGCTGGCCCATGCGTACGGTTCCGTGTTCGACAATCCCCAGCTGATCACCGCCGTCGTGATCGGAGACGGTGAAGCCGAAACCGGGCCGCTTGCGGCGAGCTGGCATTCGCACAATTTCCTTGACCCGGCGGCGGACGGCGCCGTGCTGCCCATTCTGCATTTGAACGGCTACAAAATCGCCAACCCCACCATCCTGGCACGCATGCCTGAGGATCAGCTGGAACAGCTCTTGCGCGGTTACGGGCACGAGCCGTACTTCGTCACGGTGGACGATCCGGACAAAACTGCGCAGGCGCACCAGGATTTCGCGTCGGCGCTGGAGGCCTGCCTGGCCGGAATCCGCGCCATTCAGGAAAGCCGCCGTGGAATTCGGGCGGGCGGCGCTGATGCGGAGGCTCCGCAATTCCACTCACAAGAAGACAGCGCGCCCCGGTGGCCCATGATCGTCCTGCGCTCGCCCAAAGGCTGGACGGGGCCGCGCACAGTGGATGGACTGCAGGTGGAAGGAACCTGGCGGAGCCACCAGGTCCCGTTGGCGGAGGTCCGCACCAATGGAGAGCACCTGAAGCAGCTCGAGGAATGGCTGCGGTCGTACCGTCCCGAGGAATTGTTCGACGGCGGAGGCCGGCTGCGGCCGGACATCGCGGAAGGCGCACCCACCGGGGACTTCCGGATGAGCGCCACCCCGCATGCCAATGGCGGTCTGCTGCGCCGGGCTCTAGAGCTACCAGCCTATGAAGACCATGCGGTGGAGGTGCAGGCACCCGGGACCGGGCGGGTCAGCCCGATGCTCACGCTGGGCGCATGGATGCGCGATGTGATTTCACTGAACATGGAGACATTCCGGCTTTTCGGGCCGGACGAGACCGCGTCCAACCGGCTGCAGAAGGTCTATGACGTCACGGACAAAGTGTGGCAGTACAGAATGGACGACGCCGACGAGCACCTTGCCCGGTCCGGGCGGGTCCTGGAGGTACTCAGCGAGCACCTCTGCCAGGGCTGGCTGGAGGGCTACCTCCTGACCGGCCGGCACGGCGTGTTCAACTGCTACGAGGCGTTCATCCATATCGTCGATTCCATGTTTAACCAGCACGCCAAGTGGCTGAAGGTGCATCGGAAGCTTCCGTGGCGCCAGCCCGTGGCGTCGCTGAACTACCTGCTGTCCTCGCACGTGTGGCAGCAGGACCACAACGGGTTCTCGCACCAGGACCCGGGCTTCATCGACCACGCTGTGAACAAGAAGGCCGAGGTCATCCGGGTGTACCTTCCGCCGGATGTGAACACCCTGTTGTCCGTCATGGAGCACTGCCTGGCATCAACGGATTACGTGAACATTGTGGTCAGTGGAAAACAGCCCTCACCCACCTGGCTGGGGCCGGCCGATGCTGCCACCCATTGCCAGCGCGGGCTGGGGATCTGGGAGTTCGCCGGGTCAGAGGTCCCCGGCGAGGCGCCCGACGTCGTCATGGCCTGTGCCGGCGACGTGCCCACCGTGGAAACCGTTGCCGCAGCGGAGCTGCTCAGGAAGGGCGCTCCCGGACTGAAAGTCCGCGTGGTGAATGTGGTGGACCTGATGCGGCTCCAGGACGCGGGGGAGCATCCGCACGGCCTGACCTCGCGCGACTTTGACGGGATTTTCACGCCGGACAAGCCCATCATCTTCGCGTACCACGGCTATCCGGCGCTCATCCACCGGCTGGCCTACCGCCGCACTAACCAGGAGGGCCTGCACGTGCGCGGCTACAAAGAGGAGGGGACCACCACCACGCCTTTCGACATGGCCATGCTGAACGGGATCGACCGCTTCCAGCTGGCCATCGACGCCCTTGACCGGGTTCCCGGCCTGGCAGAAAAGCACTCATTGTTGCGGCAGAACCTGCAGGACCGGCAAATCCGGGCCCGCGAACATACCCGCACCCACGGCGAGGATCCGGAGGAGATCCGGAATTGGCAGCTCGGCTAG
- a CDS encoding HAD family hydrolase, with protein MTTLTETSVAGNDDRRDNENTKTSTKLMIALDVDGTLVDHDGHMSPGVREAAQAVVAAGHEVMIATGRSRNATLPIIEQIGIDRGYAVCCNGGVTLRLDPGLADGYEVIHRATFDPAPALRALREQLPSAKYALEDEDGNFLSTERFQDASFGVEAIGVEFHTMLESTAVRVVVFSTENTPEEFKQAIKHVGLAGVTYSVGWTAWLDIAAAGVTKASALEKLRSRLDIESHRTVAIGDGRNDIEMLSWAGRGVAMGQAPQEVIAAADEVTHSVFDDGAAYVLRSLL; from the coding sequence ATGACTACCTTGACTGAAACCTCAGTCGCTGGCAACGATGACCGGCGAGATAACGAAAACACCAAGACAAGCACCAAGCTCATGATCGCCCTGGACGTTGACGGGACATTGGTGGACCACGACGGCCACATGTCCCCGGGAGTCCGGGAAGCCGCCCAGGCCGTGGTCGCGGCCGGACATGAGGTCATGATTGCTACGGGCCGCTCCAGAAACGCGACCCTGCCCATCATTGAGCAGATCGGCATCGATCGCGGCTACGCCGTCTGCTGCAACGGCGGCGTGACCCTGCGGCTGGACCCCGGGCTGGCCGACGGCTACGAAGTCATCCACAGGGCAACTTTCGACCCCGCCCCTGCCCTGCGGGCGCTCCGCGAACAGCTTCCGTCCGCCAAGTACGCGCTCGAGGACGAGGACGGCAACTTCCTCTCCACCGAGCGTTTCCAGGACGCCAGCTTCGGAGTGGAGGCGATCGGCGTCGAGTTCCACACCATGCTGGAATCCACGGCGGTGCGCGTGGTGGTGTTCAGCACGGAGAACACCCCGGAAGAGTTCAAGCAGGCGATCAAACACGTTGGCCTTGCCGGCGTCACCTACTCCGTGGGCTGGACCGCCTGGCTGGACATTGCCGCCGCAGGCGTGACCAAGGCCAGCGCCCTGGAGAAGCTCCGCAGCAGGCTCGACATTGAATCCCACCGGACGGTAGCGATTGGCGACGGGCGGAACGATATCGAGATGCTGTCCTGGGCAGGCCGGGGAGTAGCGATGGGCCAGGCGCCACAGGAAGTAATCGCCGCCGCTGATGAGGTCACCCACTCCGTGTTCGACGACGGCGCCGCCTACGTTCTGCGCAGCCTGCTCTAG
- the serS gene encoding serine--tRNA ligase, translating into MIDVKDLSENPDKFRASQRARGADESVVEAIISADSARRAALIRYENLRAEQNVFGKKVAQAKGDEKKALLAEVKELANTVKAASAEADAAQAKQDELLRVIPNLIEDGVPAGGEDDYVVVKTVGAPREFPDFEPKDHLEIGELIGAIDMERGAKVSGSRFYFLRGVGARLEMALLQMAMDQAIDAGFIPMITPTLVRPETMQGTGFDVKHDAEIYRLAEDDLYLVGTSEVALAGYHADEILDLSAGPVRYAGQSSCYRREAGSHGKDTRGIIRVHQFNKVEMFIYTTVEEAAGEHQRLLAWEEEMLGKCEIPYRVIDTAAGDLGMSAARKFDCEAWVPTQGAYRELTSTSNCTTFQARRLNIRERVVNEEGVSKGTRAVATLNGTLATTRWIVAILEHHQNADGSVNVPAALRKYLGGLEVLPVL; encoded by the coding sequence GTGATCGACGTAAAAGACCTCAGCGAAAACCCGGACAAGTTCCGAGCCAGCCAGCGCGCCCGTGGCGCGGACGAATCAGTGGTGGAGGCGATCATCTCCGCAGACTCCGCCCGCCGCGCAGCCCTGATCCGCTACGAGAATCTCCGGGCGGAGCAGAACGTCTTCGGCAAGAAGGTGGCGCAGGCCAAGGGCGACGAGAAAAAGGCCCTTTTGGCCGAGGTCAAGGAACTGGCGAACACGGTGAAGGCGGCCTCGGCTGAGGCAGATGCCGCCCAGGCCAAGCAGGACGAACTGCTCCGCGTCATTCCCAACCTCATCGAAGACGGCGTTCCCGCAGGCGGCGAAGACGACTACGTTGTGGTCAAGACAGTCGGTGCACCCCGCGAATTCCCCGATTTCGAGCCGAAGGACCACCTGGAGATCGGCGAGCTGATCGGCGCCATCGACATGGAACGCGGCGCCAAGGTGTCCGGCTCCCGCTTCTACTTCCTCCGCGGCGTGGGCGCGAGGCTGGAGATGGCGCTGCTGCAGATGGCCATGGACCAGGCGATCGATGCCGGCTTTATCCCGATGATCACGCCCACCCTGGTGCGCCCCGAAACCATGCAGGGCACAGGTTTTGATGTGAAGCACGACGCCGAGATCTACCGCCTCGCCGAAGACGACCTTTACCTTGTGGGCACCTCAGAGGTGGCGCTGGCCGGCTACCACGCGGACGAGATCCTGGACCTGTCCGCCGGGCCGGTCCGGTATGCGGGCCAGAGCTCGTGCTACCGGCGCGAGGCCGGGTCGCACGGCAAGGACACCCGGGGCATCATCCGCGTGCACCAGTTCAACAAGGTCGAGATGTTCATCTACACCACGGTTGAAGAGGCAGCCGGGGAGCATCAGCGGCTGCTTGCCTGGGAAGAGGAGATGTTGGGCAAGTGCGAGATCCCGTACCGCGTGATCGATACCGCGGCCGGCGATCTGGGCATGTCCGCTGCCCGCAAGTTCGACTGCGAGGCCTGGGTTCCCACTCAGGGCGCCTACCGCGAGCTGACCTCCACATCCAACTGCACCACGTTCCAGGCCAGGCGGCTCAACATCCGGGAGCGCGTGGTCAATGAGGAAGGCGTGTCCAAGGGAACCCGCGCCGTGGCCACCCTGAACGGCACCCTGGCTACCACCCGCTGGATTGTGGCCATCCTGGAACACCACCAGAACGCCGATGGCTCCGTCAACGTCCCGGCCGCGCTGCGGAAGTACCTGGGCGGCCTCGAAGTCCTTCCGGTGCTCTAG
- a CDS encoding diacylglycerol/lipid kinase family protein, whose amino-acid sequence MSDWLLYLLSASALAFAVSSWWGVRKLKALHVRSAVGGDAHDAGLEQQRVAVVLNPIKARAAEARAAIQRACLAAGWEAPLFFETTAEDPGFSQVQSALDCRPDVVLVGGGDGTVRVVAESLAHTGVAMGLIPLGTGNLLARNVDLDVYDLHSNVQTALFGQQRYIDTARMGIENSRTGHSSEHAFLVIAGIGMDAEVLADTNDGLKKAVGWLAYTEAGMRHMPGRRKKVSISLDGGAEQVRNIRSVLFANCGLVPGGIDFIPQAMIDDGMLDVVVMSPRSAIGWLAMYAKIVFKHKGNLPVMTMYRSGKVVIKCPEPMPTQLDGDTSGEATKLSVRVEPRSLLIRVKGQQRI is encoded by the coding sequence ATGAGCGACTGGCTGCTTTACCTCCTGAGTGCCTCGGCACTGGCTTTCGCCGTCTCCAGTTGGTGGGGCGTGCGCAAGCTCAAAGCGCTGCATGTCAGGAGCGCCGTGGGCGGTGACGCGCATGACGCCGGCCTCGAACAGCAGCGCGTGGCAGTGGTCCTGAATCCCATCAAAGCACGCGCCGCCGAGGCGAGGGCAGCCATCCAGCGCGCCTGCCTGGCCGCAGGCTGGGAGGCCCCGCTCTTTTTCGAGACGACCGCAGAGGACCCCGGATTTTCCCAGGTCCAGTCAGCGCTGGACTGCAGGCCCGACGTCGTCCTGGTGGGCGGCGGCGACGGTACGGTGCGGGTGGTTGCAGAGTCCCTGGCCCATACAGGAGTCGCGATGGGCCTCATACCCCTGGGGACCGGTAATTTGTTGGCCCGCAACGTGGATCTGGACGTCTACGACCTCCACTCCAACGTCCAGACGGCCCTGTTCGGCCAGCAGCGGTACATCGACACCGCCAGGATGGGCATCGAAAACTCACGGACCGGCCACTCTTCCGAACACGCCTTCCTGGTGATCGCAGGAATCGGGATGGACGCAGAGGTCTTGGCCGACACCAATGACGGCCTGAAGAAGGCTGTGGGCTGGCTCGCCTACACGGAAGCAGGGATGCGGCATATGCCGGGCCGGCGGAAGAAAGTGTCCATCTCCCTGGACGGCGGCGCAGAGCAGGTACGGAACATCCGCAGCGTGCTTTTTGCCAACTGCGGACTGGTGCCGGGAGGCATCGACTTCATTCCGCAGGCAATGATCGACGACGGGATGCTGGACGTGGTGGTGATGAGCCCCCGCAGTGCCATCGGCTGGCTGGCCATGTACGCGAAGATTGTGTTCAAGCACAAGGGAAACCTGCCGGTCATGACGATGTACCGCTCGGGAAAGGTTGTCATCAAGTGTCCCGAGCCAATGCCGACACAGCTCGACGGCGACACGTCCGGTGAGGCAACGAAGCTCAGCGTGCGGGTGGAACCGCGCTCACTCCTGATCCGGGTCAAGGGCCAGCAGCGGATATGA